A genomic stretch from Pseudomonas alkylphenolica includes:
- a CDS encoding macro domain-containing protein: MRKVSFFDSQLMKNFKERISTTSTVLSLALIFVEIPAQMKALAGAIFIGLLIVVYVWLWHRANQLKSVDLDIDGSKVTVKAGDLFLEPGLKVIAFNEYFDTVVDDRIISAHSLNGVFINLHLPSTLTKLDHHLETYPFDPDELGELNTARRAGKLQKYKIGTLCVYDDFILTAFSKFDNQNRAMLTMPEYLEFLINFWDKINKVYAQQSVSTPIFGSGITRIKEHKNISDEDLLKIMLWTFRISEMRFKYPAKLTIVIHQDKIKTINLLDIKSAKNGL, encoded by the coding sequence TTGCGCAAGGTTAGTTTTTTTGACAGTCAGTTAATGAAAAACTTTAAGGAACGGATTTCCACCACCAGCACCGTATTGTCCCTCGCATTGATTTTTGTGGAAATCCCTGCGCAGATGAAGGCGTTGGCTGGCGCTATTTTTATCGGACTTCTAATTGTAGTTTACGTCTGGTTGTGGCATAGAGCAAATCAGCTAAAAAGCGTTGATTTAGACATTGATGGCAGCAAAGTCACGGTGAAGGCAGGCGACTTATTTTTGGAGCCAGGATTAAAAGTCATTGCATTCAACGAGTACTTCGACACGGTCGTCGACGATCGAATCATATCTGCGCACTCATTAAATGGGGTATTTATTAATTTACACTTGCCCAGCACGCTTACCAAACTCGATCACCACCTAGAAACATATCCCTTTGACCCTGACGAACTGGGTGAATTAAACACTGCCAGACGTGCAGGAAAACTGCAAAAATATAAAATCGGCACACTATGTGTCTACGATGATTTTATACTTACAGCATTCTCAAAGTTTGACAATCAAAATCGGGCAATGCTGACCATGCCCGAGTACCTGGAGTTCTTGATCAACTTTTGGGATAAAATCAATAAAGTGTACGCTCAACAAAGCGTATCCACACCAATTTTCGGCTCAGGCATTACGCGAATCAAGGAACACAAAAACATCAGTGATGAAGACCTGCTCAAGATTATGTTGTGGACATTTCGGATCAGCGAAATGCGATTTAAGTACCCCGCCAAACTGACGATTGTGATCCACCAAGACAAAATCAAGACCATCAACCTTCTGGACATAAAATCGGCGAAAAACGGTTTATAA
- a CDS encoding aspartyl/asparaginyl beta-hydroxylase domain-containing protein: MTVSLVAKAGVLLMFFGSTLYVHLRGKARLPMLRQFVNHSALFAPYNALMYLFSGVPSKPYLDRSRFPELDVLKDNWEVIREEAMHLFDEGYIRAAEKDNDAGFGSFFKKGWKRFYLKWYDKALPSAQALCPKTVELVNSIPNVKGAMFALLPGGSHLNPHRDPFGGSLRYHLGLSTPNSDNCRIYVDGQAYAWRDGEDVMFDETYVHWVKNETETTRVILFCDVERPLNSPLMTRINRKVSAFLGRATAPQNTDDERVGGINRAYAWSKRFSNVISGQVKQFKRANPKAYRVLRPVLAVVVAYLLYHWLF; this comes from the coding sequence ATGACTGTTTCTTTAGTCGCCAAGGCAGGTGTATTGCTGATGTTTTTCGGCAGCACGTTGTATGTGCACCTGCGCGGCAAGGCGCGCTTGCCGATGTTGCGCCAGTTCGTCAACCATTCGGCGCTGTTTGCCCCCTATAACGCCTTGATGTACCTGTTTTCCGGTGTGCCTTCCAAACCCTACCTGGACCGCAGCCGCTTTCCCGAGCTCGATGTACTCAAGGACAACTGGGAAGTTATCCGCGAAGAGGCCATGCACCTGTTCGACGAGGGTTACATCCGCGCCGCCGAGAAAGACAACGACGCCGGTTTCGGTTCGTTCTTCAAGAAGGGCTGGAAGCGTTTCTACCTGAAGTGGTACGACAAAGCGCTGCCATCGGCGCAAGCGCTGTGCCCGAAGACCGTCGAACTGGTCAACAGCATCCCCAACGTCAAAGGCGCAATGTTCGCCCTGCTGCCTGGTGGCAGCCACCTCAACCCGCACCGTGACCCGTTCGGCGGCTCCCTGCGTTATCACCTGGGCCTGTCGACGCCAAACTCCGACAACTGCCGGATCTACGTCGATGGCCAGGCTTATGCGTGGCGCGACGGTGAAGATGTGATGTTCGATGAAACCTATGTGCACTGGGTGAAAAACGAGACCGAGACTACCCGGGTGATCCTCTTCTGCGACGTCGAGCGTCCGCTCAACAGCCCGCTGATGACCCGCATCAACCGCAAGGTCAGCGCTTTCCTTGGCCGCGCCACTGCGCCGCAGAACACCGATGACGAGCGCGTTGGCGGGATCAACCGGGCTTATGCCTGGAGCAAGCGCTTCAGCAACGTGATCAGCGGCCAGGTCAAACAGTTCAAGCGTGCCAATCCCAAGGCCTACCGGGTGTTGCGTCCGGTGCTGGCGGTGGTGGTGGCTTACCTGCTGTATCACTGGTTGTTCTGA
- the cysK gene encoding cysteine synthase A, translating to MSRIFADNAHSIGNTPLVQINRIAPRGVTILAKTEGRNPGYSVKCRIGANMIWDAESSGKLKPGMTIVEPTSGNTGIGLAFVAAARGYKLLLTMPASMSIERRKVLKALGAELVLTEPAKGMKGAIEKAGEIVASDTAQYFMPAQFDNPANPAIHEKTTGPEIWNDTDGAVDVLVAGVGTGGTITGVSRYIKLTQGKAILSVAVEPLVSPVITQALAGLEIKPSPHKIQGIGAGFVPNNLDLTMVDQVELVSDEESKVMALRLMQEEGILCGISSGAAMAAAVRLAEKPEMQGKTIVVVLPDSGERYLSSMLFSDLFTDQENQQ from the coding sequence ATGAGCCGTATCTTTGCTGACAACGCGCATTCCATCGGCAATACGCCGCTGGTCCAGATCAACCGCATCGCCCCGCGTGGCGTGACCATTCTGGCCAAGACCGAAGGGCGTAACCCGGGTTATTCGGTCAAATGCCGGATCGGCGCGAACATGATCTGGGACGCGGAAAGCAGCGGCAAGCTCAAGCCGGGCATGACCATTGTCGAGCCGACCTCGGGCAATACCGGCATCGGCCTGGCCTTTGTTGCTGCTGCGCGCGGCTACAAACTGCTGCTGACCATGCCGGCATCGATGAGCATCGAGCGGCGCAAGGTGCTCAAGGCGCTGGGCGCCGAACTGGTGTTGACCGAACCGGCCAAGGGCATGAAGGGCGCGATTGAGAAGGCCGGTGAAATCGTTGCCAGTGATACCGCCCAGTATTTCATGCCCGCCCAGTTCGATAACCCGGCCAACCCTGCGATTCACGAGAAGACCACCGGTCCGGAAATCTGGAACGATACAGACGGTGCGGTCGATGTGCTGGTTGCCGGGGTCGGTACCGGTGGCACCATTACCGGGGTTTCCCGCTACATCAAGCTGACCCAGGGCAAGGCGATCCTTTCCGTGGCGGTCGAACCGCTGGTGTCGCCGGTGATCACCCAGGCGTTGGCCGGTCTTGAGATCAAACCCAGCCCGCACAAGATCCAGGGTATCGGTGCCGGCTTTGTGCCGAATAACCTCGACCTGACAATGGTCGACCAGGTTGAACTGGTCAGTGACGAGGAGTCCAAAGTCATGGCCCTGCGTCTGATGCAGGAGGAGGGTATCCTCTGCGGGATTTCCTCCGGTGCGGCGATGGCAGCGGCGGTGCGCCTGGCGGAGAAGCCTGAAATGCAAGGCAAGACCATCGTCGTGGTCCTGCCCGATTCCGGGGAACGCTACCTGTCGAGCATGCTCTTCAGCGACCTGTTCACCGACCAGGAGAACCAGCAGTAA
- a CDS encoding AAA family ATPase, producing MKFEGTSTYVATSDLKLAVNAAITLERPLLVKGEPGTGKTMLAEQLAESFGAKLITWHIKSTTKAHQGLYEYDAVSRLRDSQLGVDKVHDVRNYLKKGKLWEAFESEERVILLIDEIDKADIEFPNDLLQELDRMEFYVYEIDETIKAKQRPIIIITSNNEKELPDAFLRRCFFHYIAFPDRDTLQQIVDVHYPNIKKDLVSEALDVFFDVRKVPGLKKKPSTSELVDWLKLLMADNIGEAVLRERDPTKAIPPLAGALVKNEQDVQLLERLAFMSRRGNR from the coding sequence ATGAAGTTCGAAGGCACCAGCACCTACGTCGCCACCAGCGACCTGAAACTGGCAGTCAACGCGGCGATCACCCTGGAACGGCCACTGTTGGTCAAGGGCGAACCCGGCACCGGCAAGACCATGCTCGCCGAACAGTTGGCCGAATCCTTTGGCGCCAAGCTGATCACCTGGCACATCAAGTCGACCACCAAGGCTCACCAGGGCCTCTACGAGTACGATGCGGTCAGCCGCCTGCGGGATTCGCAACTGGGGGTGGACAAGGTCCACGATGTGCGCAACTACCTGAAGAAGGGCAAGCTCTGGGAAGCGTTCGAATCCGAGGAGCGGGTGATTCTGCTGATCGATGAAATCGACAAGGCCGACATCGAGTTCCCCAACGACCTGTTGCAGGAACTGGACCGGATGGAGTTCTACGTTTACGAGATCGACGAGACGATCAAGGCCAAGCAGCGCCCGATCATCATCATTACCTCGAACAACGAAAAAGAGCTGCCGGACGCCTTCCTGCGCCGCTGCTTCTTCCATTACATCGCCTTCCCCGATCGCGACACCCTGCAGCAGATCGTCGATGTGCACTACCCGAACATCAAGAAAGACCTGGTCAGCGAAGCGCTGGACGTGTTCTTCGATGTACGCAAGGTACCGGGCCTGAAGAAAAAGCCGTCGACCTCGGAACTGGTCGACTGGCTCAAGCTGCTGATGGCCGACAACATCGGCGAAGCCGTGCTGCGTGAGCGCGATCCGACCAAGGCCATCCCGCCATTGGCCGGCGCCCTGGTGAAAAACGAACAGGACGTGCAACTGCTCGAGCGCCTGGCCTTCATGAGCCGTCGCGGTAATCGCTGA
- a CDS encoding vWA domain-containing protein, with translation MLLNLFNEMRAAKVPVSVRELLDLLNALKQRVTFADMDEFYFLARAILVKDERHFDKFDRAFSAYFKGLENLDRHLEALIPEDWLRKEFERSLTDEERAQIQSLGGLDKLIEEFKKRLEEQKERHAGGNKWIGTGGTSPFGSGGYNPEGIRIGDAGKRQGKAVKVWDQREYKNLDDQVELGTRNIKLALRRLRKFARQGAAEELDIDGTIDHTARDAGLLNIQMRPERRNSVKLLLLFDIGGSMDAHVKICEELFSACKTEFKHLEYYYFHNFVYESVWKNNMRRTSERTSTMDLLHKYGADYKVVFVGDAAMAPYEITQPGGSVEHWNEEAGYVWMQRFMEKYKKLIWINPYPKDTWGYTASTNIVRELIEDRMYPLTLRGLEEGMRFLSK, from the coding sequence ATGCTGCTCAATCTGTTCAATGAAATGCGCGCGGCCAAAGTACCCGTATCGGTGCGTGAGCTGCTTGATTTGCTCAATGCCCTCAAGCAGCGGGTGACCTTTGCCGACATGGACGAGTTCTACTTCCTGGCGCGGGCGATCCTGGTCAAGGACGAACGCCATTTCGACAAGTTCGACCGGGCCTTTTCCGCCTACTTCAAGGGCCTGGAAAACCTCGACCGGCACCTCGAAGCGCTGATTCCCGAAGACTGGCTGCGCAAGGAGTTCGAGCGCTCGCTGACCGACGAGGAACGCGCGCAGATCCAGTCCCTGGGTGGTCTGGACAAGCTGATCGAAGAGTTCAAGAAACGCCTGGAAGAACAGAAGGAACGCCATGCCGGTGGCAACAAGTGGATCGGCACCGGCGGTACCAGCCCGTTCGGTTCGGGGGGCTATAACCCCGAAGGGATTCGCATCGGCGATGCCGGTAAACGCCAGGGCAAGGCGGTCAAGGTCTGGGACCAGCGCGAGTACAAGAACCTCGATGACCAGGTCGAACTGGGCACGCGCAATATCAAGCTGGCCCTGCGCCGCTTGCGCAAGTTCGCGCGCCAGGGTGCGGCCGAAGAGCTGGATATCGACGGCACCATCGACCACACCGCCCGCGATGCCGGCCTGCTCAACATCCAGATGCGCCCGGAGCGGCGCAACAGCGTCAAGTTGCTGCTGCTGTTCGACATTGGCGGCTCGATGGACGCTCACGTAAAGATCTGCGAAGAGCTGTTCTCGGCCTGCAAGACCGAGTTCAAGCACCTGGAGTACTACTACTTCCACAACTTCGTTTATGAGTCGGTGTGGAAGAACAACATGCGCCGCACCTCTGAACGTACCTCGACCATGGACCTGCTGCACAAGTACGGGGCCGACTACAAAGTGGTGTTCGTTGGCGATGCGGCCATGGCGCCCTACGAGATCACCCAGCCGGGCGGTAGCGTCGAGCACTGGAACGAAGAAGCCGGTTACGTGTGGATGCAGCGCTTCATGGAGAAGTACAAGAAGCTTATCTGGATCAACCCTTACCCCAAGGACACCTGGGGGTATACCGCTTCGACCAACATCGTGCGCGAGTTGATCGAAGACCGGATGTATCCGTTGACCTTGCGCGGGTTGGAAGAAGGGATGCGGTTTTTGTCCAAGTGA
- a CDS encoding biotin-dependent carboxyltransferase family protein: MSRLSIEASTPLCLLQDAGRFGVRHLGVTQGGALDWVSMRWANWLLGNPAGAAVVEVTLGGFSLVAEQDCCLALTGADLDARIDGEPLKPWSSFTLNRGQRLRLNQPLQGARAYLAAPGGFVAPQVLGSCASVVREELGGLDGLGSALAKGQQLEYRGTAPGLKTVPEGLRPDLTDNSALDLVLGAQIGDFSGISLFEAFNRDWTLDSRADRMGMRLLGPALQYQGAPMISEGIPLGAVQVPPDGQPIVLLNDRQTIGGYPRLGALTPLALARLAQRLPGSVVRFRPVVQETAWREHRDYLQRFES, translated from the coding sequence ATGAGCCGCTTGTCGATTGAGGCCAGCACGCCGCTGTGTCTGCTGCAGGATGCCGGACGTTTTGGCGTGCGCCATCTGGGCGTGACCCAGGGCGGGGCGCTGGACTGGGTCTCGATGCGCTGGGCCAACTGGCTACTGGGCAACCCTGCCGGGGCGGCGGTGGTGGAAGTGACCCTGGGAGGCTTCAGCCTGGTCGCCGAGCAGGATTGCTGTCTGGCGCTGACAGGCGCCGATCTGGATGCGCGGATTGACGGTGAGCCGCTCAAACCCTGGTCCAGCTTTACCCTGAACCGAGGCCAGCGTCTGCGCCTTAACCAACCCTTGCAGGGCGCTCGCGCCTATCTGGCCGCGCCTGGAGGTTTTGTTGCGCCGCAGGTGCTGGGCAGTTGTGCCAGTGTTGTGCGAGAGGAGCTGGGCGGGCTTGATGGACTGGGTTCAGCGCTGGCCAAGGGGCAACAGCTCGAATACCGCGGGACGGCTCCCGGGCTGAAAACAGTGCCTGAGGGATTGCGGCCAGACCTGACTGATAACAGCGCACTCGACCTGGTACTGGGCGCGCAGATCGGCGATTTCAGTGGTATCAGCCTGTTTGAGGCGTTCAACCGTGACTGGACCCTGGACAGCCGCGCCGACCGCATGGGCATGCGTTTGCTGGGCCCTGCCTTGCAGTATCAGGGCGCGCCGATGATTTCCGAGGGGATTCCGCTGGGGGCGGTGCAGGTGCCACCGGATGGGCAGCCGATCGTGCTGCTTAATGATCGCCAGACCATTGGCGGGTATCCACGCCTGGGGGCGTTGACGCCGTTGGCGTTGGCGCGGCTGGCGCAGCGGTTGCCGGGGAGTGTGGTCAGGTTCAGGCCAGTGGTGCAGGAAACGGCCTGGCGGGAGCATCGGGATTATTTGCAGCGGTTTGAAAGCTGA
- the pxpB gene encoding 5-oxoprolinase subunit PxpB: protein MSYRIETVAIDCLMVRLFDAIDEANMPWMLAASQRLRAVFAGHLVDLVPSYTTLMVHFDLLQLSPEQARTLSREALENLQPDNGSGGRQHEIPVWYDLSVGPELSLLAERCATSVADIVRRHSEREYQVFALGFAPGFAFMGLVEEALAAPRLATPRKRVAAGSVGIAERQTAAYPAVSPGGWNLIGRTPSKLFDRERDGYSLLQPGDRVRFVAVDRATFINLGGDDTPLEALA, encoded by the coding sequence ATGAGTTACCGCATTGAAACGGTGGCCATCGACTGCCTGATGGTGCGTCTGTTCGACGCCATTGATGAAGCCAATATGCCCTGGATGCTGGCGGCCAGTCAGCGCTTGCGCGCGGTGTTCGCCGGGCATTTGGTTGACCTGGTGCCGTCTTACACCACGCTGATGGTGCATTTCGACCTGCTGCAACTGTCGCCGGAGCAGGCCCGCACCTTGAGTCGCGAAGCGCTGGAAAACCTGCAGCCGGATAACGGCAGCGGCGGGCGCCAGCACGAGATTCCGGTGTGGTACGACCTGAGTGTCGGTCCGGAACTGAGCCTGCTGGCCGAGCGTTGCGCTACCTCGGTGGCCGATATCGTTCGCCGTCACAGTGAACGCGAGTATCAAGTGTTCGCCCTTGGCTTCGCCCCCGGTTTTGCCTTCATGGGCCTGGTTGAAGAGGCCCTGGCCGCGCCGCGTCTGGCCACCCCGCGCAAGCGCGTGGCGGCAGGCAGCGTCGGCATCGCCGAGCGCCAGACTGCGGCCTACCCGGCAGTCTCGCCGGGTGGCTGGAACCTGATCGGCCGTACCCCGAGCAAACTCTTTGACCGCGAACGTGACGGCTACAGCCTGTTGCAACCGGGCGACCGGGTACGCTTCGTCGCCGTGGATCGCGCCACCTTCATCAACCTGGGCGGCGACGATACCCCGCTGGAGGCCTTGGCATGA
- a CDS encoding 5-oxoprolinase subunit PxpA, with protein MSRLLLNCDMGESFGSWTMGLDAQVMPFVDCANIACGFHAGDPGIMRKTVALAIASNVRIGAHPAYQDLAGFGRRSMACSAEEIRDLLHYQIGALDGICRTQGTRVAYVKPHGALYNDMMADPLKLRAVLEALASYDRHLPLMLMATADNSAAQALGDEYGVTLWFEAFADRAYDAAGHLVSRRLPGAVHHDPARIVDQALRLARGEPLIAVDGSELRLQAQTLCVHGDNESSVAAVQQIRQALDALVAS; from the coding sequence GTGAGCCGCCTGCTACTGAATTGCGATATGGGTGAGAGTTTCGGCAGCTGGACCATGGGCCTGGACGCCCAGGTCATGCCCTTTGTGGATTGCGCCAACATCGCCTGCGGTTTCCATGCCGGGGATCCGGGGATCATGCGCAAGACGGTGGCCCTGGCCATCGCCAGTAACGTGCGCATCGGTGCCCACCCCGCCTACCAGGACCTGGCCGGCTTCGGCCGCCGCTCCATGGCCTGCAGCGCCGAGGAAATCCGTGACCTGCTGCACTACCAGATCGGTGCGCTGGATGGCATCTGCCGTACCCAGGGCACGCGGGTTGCCTATGTAAAACCCCATGGCGCGCTGTACAACGACATGATGGCTGATCCGCTCAAACTGCGCGCCGTACTTGAAGCGCTGGCCAGCTATGACCGGCACTTGCCGCTGATGCTCATGGCCACGGCCGACAACAGTGCGGCTCAGGCCCTGGGTGACGAGTACGGCGTTACCCTGTGGTTCGAAGCCTTTGCTGACCGCGCCTACGATGCCGCCGGTCATCTGGTCTCGCGGCGTTTGCCGGGCGCGGTGCATCACGATCCGGCGCGGATCGTCGACCAGGCCCTGCGTCTGGCCCGTGGCGAGCCATTGATTGCCGTGGACGGTAGCGAGCTGCGCCTGCAGGCTCAGACCCTGTGCGTGCATGGCGACAACGAAAGCTCGGTGGCGGCGGTGCAACAGATTCGCCAGGCCCTTGATGCCCTGGTGGCGTCATGA